In Colias croceus chromosome 12, ilColCroc2.1, one genomic interval encodes:
- the LOC123696334 gene encoding beta-glucuronidase, which yields MLIRTSLFLLCTLVISVVEATVPVTASANEINQLPRKRSVNPGAPLYPRASETRDVKTLDGIWNFRKSPTDPEFGYKNGWYEQDLDKTGPVIPMPVPSSYNDVGEDASLRDHVGLVWYDRRFYAPWWWGQAGQRVWLRFSSAHYAAQVWVNGKSVVYHEIGHLPFEVEITDVVLYNTSNLLTVVVDNTLLSDTVPQGQIKDIIIANNKVRQEQTYTFDFFNYAGIHRTVFLYTTPQTYIDDVIVNTDIQGLTGFVVYNVTYKSHTNAQCVIQLFDKNDTQVAGSQDCAGLLEIGNANFWWPYLMHPEPGYLYTFKASLIGPLGELVDTYSQKVGIRTVTWSNTTVYINDKPIYLRGFGMHEDSDLRGKGWDQVLWVKNFNLIKWVGANAFRTSHYPYAEEIYQMADEHGIMIIDECPSGDTDIFTDALLEKHKQSLTELIRRDKNHPSVIMWSISNEPRSANYKADAYFSKVVKHVKSMDLSRPVTIAISQTYLNDKAGQHLDVICFNRYNGWYANTGSLLNIATNVVDEATSWHRRHNKPVIMTEYGADTVAGLHIIPEYVWSEEYQVALMSEHFKAFDRLRRAGFFSGEFIWNFADFKTAQNIIRVGGNKKGIFTRSRQPKASAHHLRARYLALAAAESGAPPPELQYYVSDHKPPVHEEL from the exons ATGTTAATCAGAACGAGTTTGTTCCTGCTATGTACGCTGGTTATATCCGTCGTTGAAGCCACTGTACCAGTGACGGCCAGTGCGAATGAGATCAACCAATTACCGAGGAAAAGATCCGTGAACCCAGGTGCTCCCTTATACCCACGTGCGTCGGAAACCAGAGATGTAAAGACATTAGATGGAATTTGGAATTTTCGAAAATCGCCTACAGACCCGGAATTCGGTTACAAAAATGGATGGTACGAACAGGATCTCGATAAG ACTGGTCCCGTGATACCAATGCCGGTACCATCATCATACAACGACGTGGGTGAAGACGCATCGTTACGCGACCATGTTGGTCTGGTGTGGTACGACCGTCGCTTCTATGCCCCTTGGTGGTGGGGGCAAGCCGGACAGCGGGTCTGGCTGAGATTCAGCAGCGCACACTATGCTGCTCAAGTT tgGGTCAACGGAAAATCAGTAGTGTACCACGAAATAGGTCACCTGCCTTTTGAAGTGGAAATCACAGATGTGGTATTATATAACACAAGTAATCTGCTCACAGTCGTCGTGGACAATACCTTACTGAGCGACACAGTCCCGCAGGGACAAATAAAGGACATTATTATCGC aaacAACAAAGTCCGTCAAGAGCAAACCTACACATTCGACTTCTTCAACTACGCGGGAATCCACCGCACCGTGTTCCTGTATACAACGCCTCAGACATACATCGATGACGTCATCGTCAATACAGATATACAAGGCCTTACAG GTTTCGTGGTATACAACGTTACATACAAGAGCCACACAAACGCACAATGTGTAATACAACTGTTCGACAAGAATGACACGCAAGTAGCTGGGTCACAAGATTGTGCTGGGTTGTTGGAAATCGGAAATGCTAACTTCTGGTGGCCGTACCTAATGCACCCTGAACCGGGATATTTGTATACTTTTAAG GCATCTTTAATAGGTCCGCTTGGTGAATTAGTGGACACGTACAGTCAAAAAGTGGGCATCAGAACTGTGACTTGGAGCAATACAACCGTGTACATAAACGACAAACCTATTTACTTGAGAGGATTCGGAATGCACGAGGACTCTGAT CTCAGAGGAAAAGGTTGGGATCAAGTACTATGGGTGAAAAACTTCAACCTAATAAAGTGGGTAGGAGCAAATGCGTTCCGTACATCGCATTATCCTTACGCGGAGGAGATTTACCAAATGGCTGACGAACACGGCATTATGATTATAGATGAGTGCCCTAGTGGTGATACAGA CATATTCACAGACGCGTTACTAGAGAAGCACAAGCAATCCCTCACAGAGCTGATTCGTCGCGACAAAAACCACCCCAGTGTGATCATGTGGTCCATCAGTAATGAACCTAGGTCTGCTAATTATAAAGCCGATGCTTACTTTAG caAAGTGGTAAAACACGTCAAATCAATGGACCTGTCGAGGCCAGTTACTATAGCTATTTCACAGACGTACCTGAATGACAAAGCA GGTCAACACTTAGACGTAATTTGCTTCAACCGATACAACGGATGGTATGCCAATACGGGTTCCCTACTGAACATAGCAACTAATGTCGTGGATGAAGCTACCTCCTGGCATCGCAGGCACAATAAACCTGTGATTATGACTGAGTATGGAGCTGATACCGTCGCTGGGTTGCATATT ATACCAGAATACGTTTGGTCTGAAGAATACCAAGTCGCGCTAATGTCGGAGCACTTCAAAGCGTTCGATCGTTTGAGACGCGCGGGATTCTTCTCGGGCGAATTTATTTGGAATTTCGCTGATTTTAAGACTGCACAAA ACATAATCCGCGTAGGGGGCAACAAGAAGGGCATATTCACGCGGTCGCGGCAGCCCAAAGCCTCCGCACACCATCTCCGCGccag GTACCTCGCGCTCGCCGCTGCTGAGTCGGGCGCGCCGCCACCAGAACTGCAATACTACGTCAGCGACCATAAACCGCCTGTACATGAAGAGCTATAG
- the LOC123696360 gene encoding zinc finger HIT domain-containing protein 3 isoform X2, whose amino-acid sequence MVIPTCIECGSLPKYKCPTCRQPYCSVNCCKLHKESSCSPPNIPEETPKEATPTYEFPTEDTVPVDKLKLLESPELGKCLENPHVREILEELDKCPQPDILMKKYMQEPIFTEFVDACLNVVQRCED is encoded by the exons ATGGTAATTCCAACCTGTATCGAGTGTGGGAGTTTACCAAAGTATAAATGTCCCACATGTAGACAACCTTA TTGTTCGGTAAACTGTTGCAAACTTCACAAAGAGTCGTCATGTTCACCACCCAACATTCCAGAGGAAACCCCAAAAGAGGCCACCCCTACATATGAATTTCCTACAGAAGACACAGTTCCAGTAGATAAACTTAAATTGCTTG AATCACCAGAATTGGGAAAATGTTTGGAAAATCCCCATGTTAGAGAAATTTTAGAAGAACTAGATAAATGTCCTCAGCCTGATATCTTAATGAAGAAATATATGCAAGAACCTATATTTACTGAATTTGTTGATGCTTGCCTTAATGTTGTACAAAGGTGTGAGGactaa
- the LOC123696360 gene encoding zinc finger HIT domain-containing protein 3 isoform X1, whose product MVIPTCIECGSLPKYKCPTCRQPYCSVNCCKLHKESSCSPPNIPEETPKEATPTYEFPTEDTVPVDKLKLLEESPELGKCLENPHVREILEELDKCPQPDILMKKYMQEPIFTEFVDACLNVVQRCED is encoded by the exons ATGGTAATTCCAACCTGTATCGAGTGTGGGAGTTTACCAAAGTATAAATGTCCCACATGTAGACAACCTTA TTGTTCGGTAAACTGTTGCAAACTTCACAAAGAGTCGTCATGTTCACCACCCAACATTCCAGAGGAAACCCCAAAAGAGGCCACCCCTACATATGAATTTCCTACAGAAGACACAGTTCCAGTAGATAAACTTAAATTGCTTG AAGAATCACCAGAATTGGGAAAATGTTTGGAAAATCCCCATGTTAGAGAAATTTTAGAAGAACTAGATAAATGTCCTCAGCCTGATATCTTAATGAAGAAATATATGCAAGAACCTATATTTACTGAATTTGTTGATGCTTGCCTTAATGTTGTACAAAGGTGTGAGGactaa